In the genome of Fusarium poae strain DAOMC 252244 chromosome 1, whole genome shotgun sequence, the window GAGAGAGATAAACCGATAAGTCCGATATTCATTCGATAAAGTGGGATGTACTTGGTTAATCCATTCTCAATAAGTCGCGATCGAACCAAGTAAACAAAGTAGCCGTTCAAAACACCATCAACGACAGCAAAGATAACCTTTTCGCAACGGTCCCATATCGCATTTAGTCGGATCCATCGGTCGTTAATCTGAAGACGGGCTGGCATCCAAATAACAAATACGCTAATATTCACCAGCAGTATTATCGCAAAAACGATCCATTTAAGGCGTGTGGCGCGAGCTTTGGACACCATTAAAAGACCAATtcggttgatgatgatttgaagaagaaattgGACTTGCAATGCCCAGAAGAATGCTAATTTGTTAGATCCCAACGCAAAGAGTGGAAGAGAAACGGACCAACCGAGAAATAAAAGCCAAAGCTGGTGTGGTGTCAGCATAAAACAAGAGTATCAATACCACTAAAACTGACCTAGGTGCGATGTACTGTCGCTGGAATCCCCAAGCTAAACATCCAAGGACCATACTGCTCAACCAAACCACCCATATCATTCCCACATAGGCCGTGACGCGATGTCGTCTTTTCCACGCACGCCAACTCTGCTGTGTACCCTTTGCCAATGTAAAAACTGCAGCGCAGAGAGAGAAGCCCCAAAAGATGCTGGCCGTATTCATGTCGACTTCATTCGGGACTTCCCGGACGTACCGGTCCGGTATCAAGTAGCCGTATTGGCCCATACTTGTCGTGAGAGAAACATTGATCAAGGTGTGTAAGCAAAACTTGGCAACTGGAAGGGGGAACAGAATTGTTAAGTACTGTTGACTTGTCTTGGCAATCAACGCCTGACGGTCGCTAATAGTAAGAAGAGTAGCCTTTTCTAGAAGTGTCGAATAGAATTGGGTATAGCAGCTGATAGGAAGACGCCGAAACGTCAAAGTTTAATAACATCCAACGTGTCAATGGGCGTTTGCTCGCGGTGGTAAACTGACACAAATGTCTCAAGAATGCC includes:
- a CDS encoding hypothetical protein (SECRETED:SignalP(1-19)~TransMembrane:7 (n3-14c19/20o133-151i163-186o198-222i234-256o276-294i314-331o337-353i)), whose protein sequence is MRATTILTTLFAVAASAAALPADAETATIQVDVDAHAKTLATALEKRGNCDHGYFDCVNSQATLLTISDRQALIAKTSQQYLTILFPLPVAKFCLHTLINVSLTTSMGQYGYLIPDRYVREVPNEVDMNTASIFWGFSLCAAVFTLAKGTQQSWRAWKRRHRVTAYVGMIWVVWLSSMVLGCLAWGFQRQYIAPSFGFYFSVAFFWALQVQFLLQIIINRIGLLMVSKARATRLKWIVFAIILLVNISVFVIWMPARLQINDRWIRLNAIWDRCEKVIFAVVDGVLNGYFVYLVRSRLIENGLTKYIPLYRMNIGLIGLSLSLDIVLVGLMSLPSSLVYLSFHPVAYLLKLQIEMKMAELITKIVRSSGTRGSDEMYYHSSNIANAHQRQMASTAKAKTDGPLTGTQGAMRGRNTTLIEGGDLGELESSLETARSGRDNLSGIVRTIETTVDSSPAHVEPSSPTEAKHSEYAQSTASSTFVLAGR